A section of the Acidobacteriota bacterium genome encodes:
- the asnS gene encoding asparagine--tRNA ligase: protein MDAPVTSITQIGRHDGETVTLRGWLYNLRESGKLLFPIFRDGSGVIQGVVAKNAVAPEVFETVKNLTLESSVIVTGKVRADKRAPGGYEMDVVNVEVVQKVPENDPFPISLKEHGVDFLMEHRHLWVRTPRQAAILRIRAEIENAAREFFNERDFVLTDPPILTPAACEGTSTLFEVDYFNQQAFLTQSGQLYIEATAMALGKVYSFGPTFRAEKSKTRRHLTEFWMVEPEVAFLELDGLMELAENFITYIVKRVLERRRGDLETIERDITKLEQVDTPFPRITYDEAVKMLQEGHAKGELEHKFEYGGDLGSPDETYLSNKFERPVMVHRYPAQVKAFYMEPDPARPDLALCVDVLAPEGYGEIIGGSQRIGSYEKLSQRIKEHNLPEAAFKWYLDLRKYGGVPHAGFGMGIERAVAWICGLEHVRETIPFARTLTRIYP, encoded by the coding sequence ATGGATGCTCCCGTCACCAGTATCACTCAGATCGGCCGTCACGACGGCGAGACCGTCACGCTGCGCGGGTGGCTCTACAACCTGCGCGAGAGTGGCAAACTGCTGTTTCCCATTTTTCGCGATGGCTCCGGCGTCATCCAGGGCGTGGTCGCGAAGAACGCGGTCGCGCCCGAAGTCTTCGAGACGGTGAAGAACCTCACGCTCGAGTCGAGCGTGATCGTGACCGGCAAGGTCCGCGCCGATAAGCGCGCGCCCGGCGGCTACGAGATGGACGTCGTCAACGTGGAAGTCGTCCAGAAAGTCCCGGAGAACGATCCCTTCCCCATCTCGCTCAAGGAACACGGCGTCGATTTCCTGATGGAGCATCGCCATCTCTGGGTGCGGACGCCGCGGCAGGCGGCCATCCTGCGCATCCGCGCGGAGATCGAGAACGCCGCGCGTGAATTCTTCAACGAGCGCGACTTCGTGCTCACCGATCCGCCCATCCTCACGCCGGCCGCGTGTGAAGGCACGAGCACGCTCTTCGAAGTGGACTACTTCAATCAGCAGGCCTTCCTCACCCAGAGTGGACAGCTCTACATCGAGGCCACCGCCATGGCCCTGGGCAAGGTCTATTCCTTCGGCCCGACCTTCCGCGCGGAAAAATCGAAGACCCGCCGCCACCTCACCGAGTTCTGGATGGTCGAGCCTGAGGTCGCCTTCCTCGAGCTCGACGGACTCATGGAACTGGCCGAGAACTTCATCACCTATATCGTGAAGCGCGTCCTGGAACGCCGCCGCGGCGATCTCGAGACCATCGAGCGCGACATCACCAAGCTCGAGCAGGTAGACACCCCCTTCCCACGCATCACCTACGACGAAGCGGTGAAGATGCTGCAAGAGGGCCACGCCAAGGGCGAGCTCGAGCACAAGTTCGAGTACGGTGGCGACCTGGGCTCGCCCGACGAGACTTATCTCTCCAACAAGTTCGAGCGGCCGGTGATGGTGCATCGTTATCCGGCGCAGGTGAAGGCGTTCTACATGGAGCCTGACCCGGCGCGTCCTGACCTCGCACTCTGCGTGGACGTGCTCGCCCCCGAAGGCTATGGCGAGATCATCGGCGGCTCGCAGCGCATCGGGTCGTACGAGAAACTTTCGCAACGCATCAAGGAGCACAACCTCCCTGAAGCCGCCTTCAAGTGGTACCTCGATCTGCGCAAATACGGCGGCGTGCCCCACGCCGGCTTCGGCATGGGCATCGAGCGTGCGGTGGCATGGATCTGCGGGCTGGAACACGTCCGCGAGACCATCCCGTTTGCCCGCACCCTGACCCGTATCTACCCATAA
- a CDS encoding sugar phosphate isomerase/epimerase, protein MSTYVFVKDRLHPGLLDKLVQGGAQAVEIFAARGHFDYTSKQHIKEIAKWFQDSGVPLRSLHSPMFADDDWGRSGAPAVNVLEKDRKTRIAAMDEIKRALEVAETLPFEYLVQHMGNAGEEWDEAKFEAGVSSIEHIQAFAKALGVTLLVENIPNEFSTAEKLLAFIHNVRDVFVCFDVGHAHLADGIEPTFDRVAPLIRSTHVHDNLHDRDSHLWPGKGNIDWPLAMRLLHSAPQKPPLLLEIDGEGHDVVQGMKDSFARLEQIAAVTTANR, encoded by the coding sequence ATGTCGACCTACGTCTTCGTCAAGGACCGGCTGCATCCCGGTCTGCTGGATAAGCTCGTGCAAGGCGGCGCGCAGGCCGTCGAGATCTTTGCCGCTCGCGGACACTTCGACTACACCAGCAAACAGCACATCAAGGAGATCGCGAAGTGGTTCCAGGATTCTGGTGTCCCGCTGCGCTCCCTGCACTCGCCGATGTTCGCTGACGACGACTGGGGACGCTCCGGCGCGCCCGCCGTCAACGTGCTCGAGAAAGATCGCAAGACGCGCATCGCCGCGATGGACGAGATCAAGCGCGCGCTCGAAGTCGCCGAGACGCTGCCCTTCGAATACCTCGTCCAGCACATGGGCAACGCGGGCGAAGAATGGGACGAGGCGAAATTCGAAGCTGGCGTCAGCTCGATCGAGCACATCCAGGCCTTTGCCAAGGCCCTCGGCGTCACGCTGCTGGTCGAGAACATCCCCAACGAGTTCTCCACCGCGGAGAAGCTGCTCGCCTTCATCCATAACGTGCGCGACGTGTTCGTGTGTTTCGATGTGGGACACGCGCACCTTGCCGATGGCATCGAGCCCACCTTCGATCGCGTAGCGCCGCTCATCCGCTCCACCCACGTGCATGACAATCTGCACGACCGTGATTCCCACCTCTGGCCCGGCAAGGGGAACATCGATTGGCCGCTGGCCATGCGCCTGTTGCACTCGGCGCCGCAAAAGCCGCCGCTCCTCCTGGAGATCGACGGCGAAGGCCACGACGTCGTGCAAGGGATGAAAGATTCCTTCGCGCGCCTCGAGCAGATCGCCGCCGTCACCACCGCCAATCGTTAA